GGTGTCGGATGTGACGGGGAGCGGTCACATCGGGATGGAGGGCCAACGCACCGTCAAGACCACGGAATCTTGTTCCGCCTGCCATGAATGGTCGATACCCGGCCCCCACACGACATAGTCACCCTGACGTTCAAGCACGATCTTCCCGACGGACAGGTCTAGACGGAAGCGACCCTGAATTAGGACAAGCAGAGTGGTTCGCTCGTCACCGGAGACCCACTCAGCCCGCCGCTCGCCCTCTGGATGAATACCCCACTTGACTTCGAGGGCCTCAGTCGCGCGAACACCGCCGTTCGATTCCTTCAAGAAGTGGCCGAGAAGCCACCCCCGCGTGCCTACTCCATCAACTTCAGCGTTTCCGGTGTACCATTTATCTGTCATGACTAGTGCAACTCCCACTCGATTTTGGGTATTTCCACTCGCCCACCACCAATTTCACTCAGCCGGCGCAGTCCTTGCAGCAAGGCGAACAGCTTTTCATTGTTCCATGCTGGATCGTTGAGCAGTGTAGTTACCGCCCTACCGTCAAGCGTCGAATATCTCTGGAGTCCGTCTGAGAGGGCTTCATGCAGGGCAGCCCGGCGTCGGACGCTACCCGGTCTCGGCGAAGGCGCGGATCTCGGCCCGCAACTGATCGGCCTTCCGGGTGCCGGCGAATCGCTTGGTTCCGAGCATGTCGGCCAAGCGTCCGATACGTTTATGGATCCACGAAATTCGGCGCTCCGGCGGAAGATTGAGCACCGGACGTACGGCGGCTGCGGCTTCGTCCAGCCTGCCGACCTTCAGGTAGGCGGTGCCCTGGTACACGTGCGCCAGCGCTTCGTCGTCCAGTGATCGATCCTCTTCGGAACTGATTTCCCAGAGCCGGATTGCCTCGGCTGATTCTCGGATCGCCCTGTCTGCGTCTGAGGCTCCATCCAGCCAGATGAGGCTGCTGCTGGCGTAATAGTGTTGCTTTGCTTCGCTGAAGGCAAATATCCCGTGCTCCGAAGCCTTCGGGATCAACTTTTCCCGCTCGCGTTGCACTTGGTCGAGGGCGCGGTTGCTGCCGGCCGAGTCCCCAAGGTTCGCTTTACTCTGGGCGTACCCGCAGATCAGGCGTAGTCGGCTCACACCGACAGTTGAGTGCGCGAGCCCGTCCGTGACGGACGCCAGGGCTCGGCTGTAGTCGCTATCGAACCTGGCTATCAGGCTTTGAGTTCCCCGCACCCAGGCTCGGAGCTCGCGATCACCCGAATTTTCGGCGCAGACCAGAGCCGCGTCCGCGTGTGTCATGGCTACCGCCGAATCTCCGAGGTCGAGGGCGGCGTACGCGAGAACGCCTTGCAGGCGACCCGCTATCTGATACAGATCGGCCAACTCGTTCGGTCGGTACTGACGGCTTCGCAGCCGGCGTAAGGCATCGCCCCGAAGCTCTACAGCGGAACGCAGCATCGGTGCCGGTGCGGTGCCGAGGTAAGCAATCGAAAGCTGGGTGGTGGCTCGTTCGAGATCGGCCAGGTCCATGGACTCCTCCACGGCTGCGATCATCTTCAACGAGTCTTTGGTGGAGGCGGTCAGCAGTCGTCCTGTCGCCAGAGCTTTTCGTCGCTCCTCAGCTGTATCTTGCCATACGGCTGTCAGGGATCCGTTGGCGTTCAATGCCCGATCGGCAAGTTCGGCGAACTGTCGGTCGGGGAACTTGTCGCCTTGCTCTATTTTCCCGATGTAGCCACGATTGAATCGTATCTTTTCGCCGAGATCGCGAAGTGACCACTCGTGTCCGACCCGGAGTGCTCGGAGCGTACCACCGAAGTCGGCCGAGTCGTTTTCGCCGGTAGTCCTTGGCTGCGTTGTCATCGCGGCCTCCCCGCTGTCGCCCGTCGCTGCCTACAGCCATCAGGCGACAGCCTACCCCTGCAGCTTTTGCTCAGCATCGTCCAGTGTGGGTCTATCACAGGCGGATGACCATGTCGTTGATCCATCGCCCGCACGTCTACCGCCGTGACGGGCAGTCGTGCCGCGCACGAAATCGCTGTACCGAACTCGATCAAGTGGCTGTTGGAGGAGTGTTGTGGATGTTTCTTGCGATCGTGGCCGGTCTGCTCGTTGGCGTGATCGGCGGGTTCGGGTTGTGTCGGTGTCGGCATCGGTGGTGTTCGGTGTGCGGGCAGACGTTGACGTGTCGGGACTGCACGGCGCCGATCGAGCGGACCTGGCCGGCCGTACCCCCGTCACGGGCAAGGGCGCGGGGTCGGCGGTGGGGTCGCCACCAGTCGGGGGCGAGCCGCCGCTGACCGCACCCGGCGACGTGCTGCATGTGCCGGTACGGCCGATCTGGTCGTG
The sequence above is a segment of the Solwaraspora sp. WMMD406 genome. Coding sequences within it:
- a CDS encoding helix-turn-helix transcriptional regulator → MTTQPRTTGENDSADFGGTLRALRVGHEWSLRDLGEKIRFNRGYIGKIEQGDKFPDRQFAELADRALNANGSLTAVWQDTAEERRKALATGRLLTASTKDSLKMIAAVEESMDLADLERATTQLSIAYLGTAPAPMLRSAVELRGDALRRLRSRQYRPNELADLYQIAGRLQGVLAYAALDLGDSAVAMTHADAALVCAENSGDRELRAWVRGTQSLIARFDSDYSRALASVTDGLAHSTVGVSRLRLICGYAQSKANLGDSAGSNRALDQVQREREKLIPKASEHGIFAFSEAKQHYYASSSLIWLDGASDADRAIRESAEAIRLWEISSEEDRSLDDEALAHVYQGTAYLKVGRLDEAAAAVRPVLNLPPERRISWIHKRIGRLADMLGTKRFAGTRKADQLRAEIRAFAETG